Below is a window of Pseudomonas sp. B21-040 DNA.
AAAGCTCCCTGGGTGAGGCCGTCGCACGACTCGATACGGTCGACAAACAGGCAGGCTGCGAGCAAGTCGGCAGCGCCGCCGGGCGAGGCGTTCAACGCGATTAATTGTTCATCCAGCTCATGCAAACGGCGGCGACCGGCGAAGCTGGCGCTGCCACCCGCATCGAGCACGGCCTGGGCGCCCAGTTGCATGGTGTTCAGGCCTTGCTCACCGGCGCGATAGAGCACGCAGGTGTCGGCCAGCGTTGTCATGATTGCCAGCAAGGCATCGAGGCGAGCGTTCTGCTCGCCGTGGCCAGCGGCGCGACTGCGCTTGAGTTGCGGCAGTGCACGCTGGATCACCGCCGGAAAGCCCAGCTGCGCCTCTTCACGAGCACCGCGTGCGCCGTAACGCCGGGCGACTTGAGCGCCATGGCTGAGCGGGCGCGGGGCATGGCGGTCGTCGAGTAACGCGAGGCGTGCAGCGCGTAACGACACGTTGCTGGCGCCAGTGGATTGAGGGTCCAGCGCAGCTCCCGTGACCAACAGCCCCAAGGCCCAGATCGCCCCGCGATGGGTGTTGATGCCGCCGGTGGTGTCGAGCATGGCGTGCTCACCTTCGCGACCAATCCGCCCCACTGCTTCACGCAGCGGCAAGCCGATTTCGCCGAATTCGATGGCGGCTTCCGCCATTTCTCTAAAGGCCGGCCACAACGACAACGCCGATGCGTGCATCAGCCCCAGGTGCAAGTCGGTATGCGCACCGTTGCCGCGACGATCGACCAGCGCCGGTTTTGGCGACAGGTCTGCTTCGTCGATCAGTACGTCCACCGCCAAGTCTGCCAATTGCTCGGCCAGGGTCAGGGTTTTCGGTTGCAGGTTAAGTGCGTGCATTACCAGCTCCTGAACTTGGCTGGCGGGTTGTAGAGGCCACCGGACCACTCCACCAGGTCAGCCACACTTTTCGCCGCGAGCAATTCGCGTGTGGCGTCGGTGCGGCGGATGCCGAGGTCTTCGGGCAAGGCAATCAGGCCTTCGCGGCGCATGCGCGCGGTGTCTTTGGGGTTGTGGCGCAGGCCGATGACGGTCACTCCGGCGACGGCGGCGATCATCGCCTGGCGTTCTTCCAGCGAACGCGCCTTGTACAGGTAGGCGATGCCTTCTTCGGTCAGCAGGTGGGTGACGTCGTCGCCGTAGATCATGATCGGCGCCAGCGGCATGCCGCTTTTCTTCGCCACCTCCACTGCGTCGAGGGTTTCGACGAAGGTTGGTTTGCCGCCCTCCTGGAACGTCTCGACCATTTGCACCACGAGTTTTTTACCGCGTTCGAGCAGCGGCTCTGGCCCGTCGGTGTGGCGCATGTCGAGCCAGGCTGGCGTGCCATGACGGCGACCGCGTGGGTCGTGGCCCATGTTCGGCGCACCGCCGAAACCGGCGAGGCGTCCACGGGTTACGGTGGAAGAATGACCATCACCGTCAACTTGCAGCGTGGCGCCGATGAACAGGTCCACCGCGTATTGCCCGGCCAGTTGGCTGAACATCCGGTTGGAACGCAGCGAGCCATCGCGCCCGGTGAAGAACACGTCAGGTCGTGCGGCGATGTAGTTTTCCATGCCCAGTTCGGTGCCGAAACAATGCACGCTTTCGACCCAGCCGCTTTCAATCGCCGGGATCAAGGTCGGGTGCGGATTGAGCGTCCAGTTGCGGCAGATCTTGCCTTTGAGGCCGAGGGATTCGCCGTAGGTCGGCAGGATCAGTTCGATGGCGGCGGTGTTGAAACCGATGCCGTGATTGAGCGACTGAACGTTGTGTTTTTCGTAGATGCCGCGGATCGCCATCATCGCCATCAACACGTGCACGGGCTTGATGTGACGTGGATCGCGGGTGAACAGCGGTTCGATGTAGAACGGCTTGTCGGCGACCACCACGAAATCGACCCAGGACGCGGGGATGTCGACGCGCGGCAGGTCGGTGACGTCGTCCACCAGTTGATTGACCTGAACGATAACGATGCCATCGCTGAAAGCCGCGGGCTCGATGAGGGCCGGGGTGTCTTCGGTGCTGGGGCCGGTGTAGATGTTGCCGGCACGGTCGGCCATGAAACCGGCCGAGAGCACGACGTTGGGAATCAGGTCGACCACCAGCCGCGCATAGAGCTCGATGTAGGTGTGGATCGCGCCGATTTCCAGCAGGCCGTCTTCCAGCAGCTGGCTGATGCGCAGGCTTTGGGTGCCGGCGAAGGAAAAGTCGAGTTTGCGGGCAATGCCGCGTTCGAACAGGTCCAGGTGCTCGGCACGGCCGACGCTGGGCATGATCATGTGCAGATCGTGCAGCTTGGCGGGATCGGCCTTGACCAGGGAACGGGAGAGGAAATCCGCCTGCTTCTGGTTATTGCCCTCCAGCACCACACGGTCGCCGGGCAGGATCAACGCCTCCAGCGCGGCGACGATGTTGTCGGTGGGCAACACCACACCGTCGGCCAGATCCTTGACCAACGCCAGACGCCGCTGCTTTTCGCTGCGCCGGCGCGTCCATCGCGAGTCGGGGGATATTGTTGTTGTCATGACCACTCCACGGGTTCGCTGTCGTGGGGTCACCTTAGGAGTGTTGGGTGGGGGGCATCAATCAAGCACAGAGACGGATCGTTACGGTCAGGGTAATGATCGCCTAAACGATCGTTCCCACGCTCCGCGTGGGAATGCCTCAAGGGACGCTCCGCGTTCCAGCTCTGAATGGGACGCGGAGCGTCCCGGGCTGCATTCCCACGCAGAGCGTTGGAACGATCAAACCGATCAGTCCCAAAAAAGGACCGATACAGACTGTGTGAAAACCTAGCAATCTGCGCAAAGCTCAAAGAAAATGCTCCGTATCGAAAGATACGGAGCATTTTTCGTTATGGCTTACATCCAAGGTGAGTCCCGTAGCCAGACCAGTCTGTTCCCGGTCTCGCTGGAAGAACTGATCCCCGAGGATCATCTCGTTCGGGTTATTGACCTGTACGTCGCCAAGCTGGATCTGGTGCAACTGGGCTTTGATAAAGCGCTGCCCAAAAGCACAGGTCGTCCTTCTTATGATCCTGCCGATCAGCTCAAGCTCTACCTCTATGGCTATTTTCAGCGGATTCGCTCATCGCGGCGTCTCGAAGCCGAGTGCCAGCGCAACATCGAAGTGATGTGGCTGATCAACCGGCTTAAGCCCGACTTCAAGACCATCGCCGACTTTCGCAAAAACAACAAATCCGCCTTTGTGGCGACGTGCGGTGCCTTCGTCCGGTTTTGCCGCATGGCCGGTCTGATCGCAGGAGACTTGGTGGCCATCGACGGCAGCAAGTTTCAGGCAGTCGCTTCCTCGCGGCGCCATATGAACCTCAAGCAACTCAAGCGTCAGGAAGAAAAACTGGATAAGCGCATCGCTCAGTATCTGGCCGAACTGGATGAGGCTGACAGGCTCGATGCGGGAGAGGTGATTGATCGCGGCGCGATCAAAACAGCACTGGTGCAGCTTAAAGTTCGCCAGCAGGACAATCAGAGCTGCCAAGCGCTGATGAACTCGATGGGCCTGGAGCAGTTCAACACCCACGAAAGCGATGCCCGAATGATGCGCACGCCCAAGGGGCCGCGTGTGTCCTATAACGTGCAGAGCGCCGTGGATGCCAAGCATTGCCTGATTCTGCATCATGAGGTTACCCAGGATGGCGACGACCGCAAGCAACTCGAACCAATGGCTAAAGCCGCCAAAGAACAGCTGGAACAAGATGCCCTGACCGTGACTGCCGATGCCGGCTACTCCAACGGCCAGCAGTTTCAGGCCTGCGAGGAGGCTGCGATTACCGTTTATGTGCCGCCCAACCGCTCGGTCAATCCTGGTGGTGAGGACTTTTTTGAGCGCAAAGACTTTATCTACGAAGCCGAACACGATCGTTATCAGTGCCCGGCAGGCAAGTGGTTAACGCTCAAACAGCGCCACAAGGGCGATCGGATCTATCAGGCAGATGTCAGCGACTGCGCCGCCTGCCCGCTCAAATCCCAATGCACTGGCGCTCAGCGCCGCTACGTCTCACGCCACGCCCATGAAGAAGCCTTTGAGCGAATGGAGCAACGAATGCTGGCCCATCCGCAGATGATGGCCAACCGAAGATCCATTGTTGAGCACCCCTTCGGCAACCTGAAGCAATGGCTGTTTGGCAATGCTCGCTTCCTGTTGCGTCAACTGGAGGGCGCGAGAGCGGAAATGGCCTTGGCAGTGAGTGCCTACAACCTAAAACGCGCAATTAGTGTGCTCGGGGCCCGCCAATTGATGGCGTTAATGGGCTGAAAGGCTTTTTTCGCCTGTCGCCCGCACCAAAACAAACGCCCCGAACAAGTCGGGGCGTTTGTTGGGCCGGCCTTCAGCGCGTTTTCACACAGTCTGGATAGGTCGCTTTTTGGGAATCTTCAACTTTTGCCAGCCGATTGGGATTTTTGTGTTTAAAAGTTTGTAAGCAGGAAGGGTGCGAGGCTACGCACTCTGGCGTCGCCGCCTACAGCAATGCCGGAAGCCGCTGACTGGTGGGGTTTTGCGCTGAGCTTTATCGTTTGTGGGTCGCTGCCAATTCAGCGGCCGGGTCTGGAATCCCGAGGTGTAGAAGGCGCAATAGCGCCCCCTCATGACGTATGCTTGCGCACCTTTAATGTGTGTACTCCGTTATGGCGGCTGTGCGCGGGAGACCTTCGGGTCTACCGGGTTTTCTCCACCTCGGGTTCCAGCCCGCGTACAGCTGCCACCCCTTCGGCTGGAACCGAGGGAGCAGCTGAAAATCATTACTGGAGATTCACTATGTTTAAAGCCACTCCCAATCCCCCAGAAACCGATACCGATTCCGACGACCCCCTCGAAGCCGAAAAGCTCAAGGAAGCCGCCGACCGCGCCTTCGCCCATTACTTCCCCCCTGCTCGCGACAAACCATCGAGACGCCGTAACAAATCCCGGCTCTTCACGGTATGCCCCGACATCGACGCCGAAGCCCTGCTGGCCAACGCCTCCGAAGACATGCTGTCGATCAGCGCGATTGCGGCTGATCTGGCGGACGATGTAGAAGGCTCTCGCCGCTCGGTTGCCTTGGCGATCAGCCGAATGGCGGATGGGGTTCAGTTGTTGGTGGAGCGGGCGCTGGATCATTACGAGGCGTTGCAAATGCAGATGAGGGCTCAGGCCAAGGTTTAGCAGTGAGGTATTCGGTAAATTGACGGCCTATATCGCGGGCAAGCCCGCTCCCACAGTGTCCGTGACTTGCTCAAATCCTGAGTCATCCACAATACCTGTGGGAGCGGGCTTGCCCGCGATGAGGCCGGCGAAATCACCGCAATATCCAGATCAGTTGGCTAAACCAGCCGTAACCAACAACTCCTCCAGCGCCAGCAAGTCCGGCACCTTGGCCACTTGCTCGCCCACCTGCACCGCCGCTTGCTCCAGCGAGCACAACGGCACATCGACATAGCTCAACTGACTGTCGAGCTTGTACGAGCGAGGAATCCCCTGCACCAGCAACGCAATGAACTTCAACGCTGGCCGCCCGCCCAGCGCGTTGAGAATCACGATGCGCACCCGCTCGCCGATGACGACTTTATCGCCACACGCCGATTCAAAACTGAGCAGCGGAATTTGCCGGTCCCGCCACTTCACCAGCCCCAGGTACCAGGGCGGTGTATCCAGATCGAAGGCGCCTGGCTGATAGTCGATCAGCTCCGCCACCGCGACATTGGGCACGATCAGATTGCGGTCGGCCAAGGGCAGCAACAGGCCGGTGAGGTTGTTGGTGCGTTGGTAAAAATGGTCATCAAGCATGGGATTTGCTCCACAGGGCGATGCTTTCCAGCAGCACCGATTCCTGGTACGGCTTGCCAAGGTAATCGTTGACGCCGATGGCCATCGCGCGGTCGCGGTGTTTCTGCCCGGTGCGTGAAGTGATCATGATGATCGGCAGGTGCTGCAAACGCTCATCGGCGCGCACTTGGGTCGCGACCTCAAAGCCGTCCATGCGCGGCATTTCGATGTCCAGCAGCATCACGTCCGGCATGTGCTCTTCGAGCAGCAGCATGGCGTCGACCCCGTCCTTGGCGGTCAGCACGTTCATGCCGTGGCGTTCGAGCAATCGGCTGGTGACCTTGCGCACGGTCACCGAGTCATCGACCACCAGCACCAGCAGCGGTTTTTGTGGCTCGGCCTCTGCGTCCTGAATAAGCGTCGGGGGCGGCACATGCGCCTGCATCGCCCGGATTGGCGCCAGCAAATCAACGATCAGCACCACCCGGCCATCGCCCAGGATCGTCGCGCCGGACAAACCCTGCACCGCTGCAAACTGCGGGCCGAGGCTTTTCACCACGATCTCGCGCGTGCCGGCCATGGCGTCGACCTGCACGGCAATGTGCCGGTCGTTGCATTGCACCAGCAACACCGGCAACGGCAGGCTTTGGCCCAGTAATTTCGGGCGGGTGCTGGTTTTCAGCAGCTCGCCCAGGTAGCACAGCTCATAGTGTTGCCCGGCGTATTTGTACCTCGGCGGATCGAGCCGGTAATGCCCTTCCAGTTCGTTGGGCAACACACGGACGATGCCGTCGATGGTGTTCAGCGGGATCGCGTATTGATCCTCAAGGCACTGCACCATCAGCGCGCGGTTGACCGACACGGTGAACGGCAGGCGAATCCGGAAATGCACGCCCCGCCCCGGCACAGAGTCGATGACCATCGTGCCACCGAGCTGTCGAACTTCTTCGTGGACCACGTCCATGCCGACGCCGCGCCCTGAAATCTGGGTGATCTTCTCGGCCGTGGAAAACCCCGGCTGAAGGATGAACTGCAACACGTCGCGGTCACTGATATCCGCATCTTCGGCCAGCAAACCGCGCTTGATCGCCTTGCGCCGCACCGCATTCAGCGGCACGCCGGCACCGTCGTCGCGGATATCGAAAATCATGTCGCCACCCTCGCGAGACAAGTCCAGGGTGATCCGCCCCTGCGCCGGTTTGCCGGCCGCGACGCGCACCTCGGCCGATTCCAGGCCATGGTCCACGGCGTTGCGCAGCATGTGCTCCAGCGGCGCGGCCATGCGTTCGAGCACGTTGCGGTCCATCTCGCCTTCAGCATTGCCGACAATGAATTCCACGTCCTTGCCCAGCTCACTGGAGACCTGTCGAACGATGCGCTTCAAACGCGGCAGCATCCGCTCGAACGGCACCATGCGCGTGCGCATCAGGCCTTCTTGCAACTCGGTATTGATGCGGCCCTGTTGCTGCAGCAGGTTTTCCGCGTCCTGATTGCGCCGGTCGAGGGTTTCCTTGAGGTCCAGCAAGTCAGAGGCAGATTCGAACAGCGCACGCGACAGTTGCTGCAATTGCGAGTGTCGGTCCATTTCCAGCGGGTCGAACTCTTCGTAGCCCTGGCGTTCGGCGTCGACATGCTGGCGGCTGAGAATCCGGCCCTGGGTTTCGGTATCCAGCCGGCGCAACTGGTCGCGCATCCGCTCGATGGTGGTCTCCATCTCGCTCAAGGTGACGCGCGCATCGTTGACCTGCTGTTCGATACGGCCACGGAAGATCGACGTTTCGCCCGCCAGGTTGACCAGATCGTCGAGCAGTTCCGCCGAGACCTTGACCATGTCGGCACCGGCGTCGGCTTGTGCTACAGGCGTCTCGGGCTTGGCCACGGCAGGCGCCGCCACGGTCGAAGGGAGCTTGGCCGGTTGGAGCACGGCCGGGTGGCTGAAATTCTTGATGGCATCGATCAGTCGGTCAGCCGGCGGCAACGGCTGACCGGCGCGGGTGGCATCCAGCATCTGCGCCAGCCGATCGTGGCTGCTTTGCAACAACGTGAACAACGCCGCGCTCGGTTGCAACGCGCCCGCCGACAGGCTTTCGTAGAGAAACTCCAGCTCATGGGCAAGGTCGCCGATGGGGGCGATTTCCACCATGCGCGCGCCGCCCTTGAGCGTGTGCAAGTCTCGTAGCAGGGTTTCTATTTCTTGTCGGCTCGACGGCTCGGTTTGCCAACGCACAAGCGCGGCGCCGGAGTTTTCGATGATGTCGAAACCTTCTTCGAGGAAGATCTCCAGCAACTCGGGATCATGACCCGGCGAATCGTTGGCCGGTGTGGGCTCGGCCACTTCGGCGGCGCTGGCATTGCCTTGACGAAAGGCGCGAATCGCCTCGATCAACTCGCTCGGGGTCCCCAGCGATTGCTGATTCTGCAACTGTTCAAGTAGCAGGGCGAGGCGGTCATGGCTCTTTTGCAGCAACTGCGCCAGGGTTTCACTGTGGTTGTAACGGCGGTCCACCAAGCCTTCGTAAAGGCTTTCCAGTTCATGGGCCAAATCGCCGACCGGCTCGACTTCGGCCATCCGCGCACCGCCCTTGAGCGTGTGCAAATCGCGCTGCAAGGACGACAACGGGGCGGCGTTGTCCGGGTCACGCAACCAGCGTTGCAGGGCCTGACCAGCACTTTCGAGGATGTCCATTGCTTCTTCGAGGAAGATGGAAACGATTTCGTCGTCGAACTCCACCGGGGTCGCCGTTTGCTCAAGTTCGGCGGTGGCGCTGCCCAGTTCGCGAATGCTCAGGGTGCGGCTGCCGTCACTGCGAATCAGGCCCATGGACGATGGGTCAAGGCTTTCATCGAGCAACTCGCGCAACGCCCGGATGCGTTCCGGCTGCGGGCTGACTTCCTGGCCGGCGGCCAGTTCGTCGAGCATGTTTATCAGCGCTTCGTGAGCACTTTGCGCTTCATGGAAAAACCGCTCGCTGACCGCCAGGCTGCTCTCTTCCACCGCGCCATACAGGTCGAGCAAGGCTTCGCAGAGTGCGTCCACCGGGTGCAGATCGGCGAGGTGCGCGCCCTCGCCGAGCGTGGTCAGTTCATCCAGCAGAGCGGTCAATTCCTGACGTTCGCCGGGATGCTGTTGCCAACGCTGCAACAAGCTTTCGGCGTCCAGCAGGATGTCCATGCCCTGGGCCAGGAAGTTGTTGATCAACTGCGGGTCGCGCTTGGTTCGCAGCGCGGTATCGGGCGTGCTCAACAGCGTTTGCAGACGCTCGGCGAGTAATGACTGGGTGCGTTCGATCAATGAGCCGGCACCGCGAATCTGCGCCAACGGATCGGTCGTGAGCTGGCGCAAGCCGAGCCGGAACAAGCCTTCGGCTTCCAGCAACAGTTCGACTTCGTCCAGGTCCAGCGCTATCAGATGCGCCTTGTACTCACGGGCCAGTTGATCCAGTGGCGTTGCCAGCTCGGCGATCGGCAAGACGCCGGCCATCGAGGCGCTGCCCTTGAGCGTGTGCAACGCTCGCTGCAATTCGTCGCTGGCCTGAAGCGGCACATGCTCGGCAGCCTGATCAAGGAAGCGATTGAGGCTGGCCAGGTGGGTTTCGGCTTCTTTGCGGAAGATCTCCAGCAACAGCGGATCAAGGGCCGCCACGTCCTGGGTATCTTCATCGCAGGCAGGTGCATCGCCTTTGGCGAGGGCATGGGCGCGCGCGGCCAACTGGTCGACATCGTTGCGCTGACGCTGGACATTGCCGGCGTACTCGGTCACCAGTTCCGGCAGTAAATTCAGGGCATCGGCAAGCAGTTGTTGCACGGCGGCCCCCGGCGCGACGTTGTCCTCCAGCACACGGTTGAGCAGGTTTTCCACCGCCCATGCCAGCTCGCCCAGCACCAACGCGCGGACCATCCGGCCGCTGCCTTTCAAGGTGTGGAACGCTCGGCGCAATTCGCTCAAGGCACACTTGTCGTCGGGGTTGGACGTCCAGCGCGGCAAGTATTCCTGGAGGATATCCAGGACCTCATCGGTCTCTTCGAGGAAGACTTCGCGCAACTCTTCGTCGACCGGTTCCTCACCGGCGGGCGGCGGCAACAGGCTGCCTGGGGTGGTCAGCGCGGGCGGATTGACGGAGGACACCGGGCTGGCCAGCACATCGGCCAGCGTCTGCACGATCTCGGGGTCATCGAGCACCTGCATCTGCTGCATGACCTGGGCTTCACTCGGGCTGAGCACATCGTCGAGCATCGGTACTTGCAGTTCGCTGGGGAAAACCCCGAGCGACGCCAGGCTTTTTTCAGCGACATCGAGCAGTTGTTCGCCCGGTGCTTCGGGATCGTCGCCGAGGCGTTCCAGGTAATACTCGATGCTGGTCACCACATCGGCCAGGCTGTCCAGTTCCTGCCAATCGGGCTGGTCCGGCTCCAGCAGCAAATGGTCGCGAATGAAGTGATTGCAGGTTTCGACCAGGCTCGCCGCCCGGCTCAACGGGATCATCGCCAACGCGCCGCGCACTTGGGTCAGCAACGCCGGCAGCGCCTGCAGTTGCTGGCGATCCCAGTCGGCGTCGATGTAGTCGACGATCATGTCCTTGGCTTGTTGCAGGCAGATGCGCGCTTCGCGGATGACGATCTGGTGAATCTGAGTCAGGTCGGTGGTCGGCAGGCGGCTTTCTTCCTGGCTCTCGGGCTCCACGGTGCCGACCATGCCGGCCAGGGTGGCTTCGACGTAGAGCAAGGCGCCCGCGACGTCCATGAGGATGGCGTCGTTGGGTTCGCGCTGGCCCTGAACCAGGCTGAGTACCACCGCCAGTTGATCGATGATGACTTTGCGCGGCTGCCCAAACCCCAGCACCGCCAGGGTGTCGGCGATCTGGCGCAGTGGCGCCAGCAGGCTGTCGAGGTCCGAGGTGTGCTGACGGTCGCTGCGCACGAACAGGTCCAGGCGCTCCTTGACCCGCACCAGTTCTTCGCAGAGCGCGGCCAGCACCGAACGCATGGCATCGCGGTCGGGACCGGCCAGGCGTGCGCGTTCTTCATCGACCATCGCGCTGTCGGGCAACGCGTCGTCCAGTGAGTAGCGATCTTTCATGGTCAGCATCTGCCCGGTAGGAAGTTCGGCCTTGGCAATGTAGAACAGCAAACTCTTGAGCAGCTCGGGCGGTGCCGGCTGATTGATCCCGCGGATGCCTTGTTCGAGCAAACGCTTGAGTTCTTTGTCAGCGTCCTTGAACAGGCTGCGCAGCGCCGGGCTGTTGGCGATCACGTCTGTGCGCATGCCTTCGACCAGTGCCGAGGCGACTTGCCACAGCGGGCTCAGGGGCGCATCAGCGCATATCCCTTCAAGGCGTGAAAAAACCTTGGCCAGATAATTAAAATGGGTGTCGTCATCCTGTTCTCGCAGCAACCCGACCAGTGCCATTTGCAGCATCTGGCGCAATTTGCGCAGCACATTGGCGAAGTCCGCAGGCTCAAGCAGCGCCAGCGACGCTTCGTCCAACGGTGGCAAGTCCACCAGTTGCGGGCTGAACAGGCTGGTTTCCGACAGCAGGGTTTCACCCCGGGCGCTGCGCAAATCGTTAATCAGCGGCAACACCACCAAGGGCAGGTCACGGCGTGCCCCTTGTATGCGGTCGAGGTAAATCGGCAGTTGCCCGAGGGCTTGCATCAACAGGTGCAGCGCTTCATCACGATGGCTGACGCGGTTCTGCAGCAAGGCGCTGGCCAGCTGTTCCATTTCTTCGGCGAGCAGGGCCGCGCCGTAGAACTCGACCATCTGCAAACTGCCGTGAACCTGATGGATGTACGCCAGGCAATCGCTCAAGGCGTGCAGCGCCTGCGGGTCATCAAGCAACGTTTCGATTGCTTGATGGGCCTGCTTCAGCGTTTCGGCAATCTCGCCTTTGACCCACTCGAGGGCCACATAGTCGTGCCGATCACCCATAACCACTCCAGTCCCTACGCCTTTCAAAAATCATACGCCTGTGACCGGTTCAAGCCTTGTCCGCCGCCTGCGCCTTGGCGGCCGGCAAGGTGAAACCGGACACCGAACGCCGCAGCTGACTGGCCATTTTAGCCAGGTTGCCGATGCTCTCGGCAGTGGCGGTGGAACCGGACGAGGTCTGCGAGGTGATCTGTTGAATCACGTTCATCGTCAGGGAAATCTGCCCGGCCGAAGACGTTTGTTGCTGCGCAGCATTGGAAATACTCTGGATCAACGCCGCGAGGGTCTTCGATACGCCTTCGATTTCTTCCAGGGCCACACCGGCATCCTGCGCCAGACGCGCTCCCCGCACCACTTCGGTGGTGGTCTGCTCCATGGAAATGACCGCTTCGTTGGTGTCCGTCTGGATCGCCCGCACCAGGGTTTCGATTTGCCGGGTCGCGGCGGATGAACGCTCGGCCAGGCGCTGGACTTCGTCGGCCACCACGGCAAAACCGCGCCCGGCGTCACCGGCCATCGATGCCTGGATCGCCGCGTTGAGCGCGAGTATGTTGGTCTGGTCGGCAATGTCATCGATCAGGCTGACAATGTCGCCAATTTCCTGGGAGGACTCGCCCAGACGCTTGATGCGCTTGGCGGTGTCCTGAATCTGCTCGCGAATGTTGTCCATGCCGTGGATGGTGTTGTGCACCACTTCGTTGCCCTTGTTGGCAATTTCCACCGAACGCTCGGCCACCGCTGACGACTCGGCGGCATTGGCCGAGACCTGATCGATGGACTGGGCCATGTCGTTGATCGCCGTCGAGGCTTCGGAGATCTGCTGCGCCTGATGCTCCGAGGCTTGTGCCAGGTGCATGGCGGTGGCCTGGGTTTCCTGCACGGCGGCGGCCACCTGGCCGGCAGTGAGGTTGATGGTCGCCACCAGGTCGCGCAATTGGTCCACGGAATAGTTGATCGAGTCGGCAATGGTCCCGGTGAAGTCTTCGGTCACCGAGGCGGTGACGGTCAAGTCGCCGTCGGCCAGGTCTTCGATTTCGTCCAGCAGGCGCATGATCGCGCTCTGGTTACGTTCGTTCTTTTCGGCGGTTTCCCGAAGCTGACGATTGGTTTCGCGCACCATCACCATCCCTATCAGAATGATCGACATCAGCGCCAGCAGGCCCAGCACGTAACCGCCGATGGTGTCGGTATTGCGCCCGCCGGCAAGGTTTTCGAACCCGGTGGCCAAGTGCGAGGCTTCATCGAGCAAGGTTTGCGACAGGGTAAATATGTTGGTGGCCGACTCGCGGACCTTGAACAATTCGGGGGAGGTTTCGAGGATTTCATCCACCGAGCCCGAGACGAATTCAAACAGCTCGGAAATCTCGCTCAAGCGAGCGCGAGCATCGCGGTCCTCGACCTGGCTGATTCTCAGCGCCACATTGCCCTGAAGCATGCCGTTGAGCACCTGGCCGAAACGCGCGGCATCGCGGCCGAAGGCGTCGGCGGCCTGCTGCGAGTTTTCGTCGCCGGACAGCACGGTGTTCACCGCGCCCAAAATGCGCTCGGCCAGCAGCGATTGGCGCTGGGCCATCGCCACCTGCGCGGCCGGTGCGCCGCGTTGCAGGAGGATTTCGACGACTTTCTCGTACTCGACCTGCAACTGCGGCACGGTTTCGGCCAGGGTCGCCGCGACCTGATGCAGCGACAGCACCGTCTGCTCGCTGGAGAGAATGGCGTCGGTGTTTTTCAGCAAGCGTTCCCAATCGAGCTGCACGGCGCGCATTTCCGGGCGCACGGTGGTCGGCGCTGGCGGCAGGCCGGTGGCCGGGTCGCCCTTCTTCAGGTATCCCCAACGCAGGGCAAAGTCGTTGCGCGCATCACTGAGCAACTTGAACGCGGCCGCTTTGCCAGCGGCAGCTTCGGAGGC
It encodes the following:
- a CDS encoding DUF6124 family protein; translated protein: MFKATPNPPETDTDSDDPLEAEKLKEAADRAFAHYFPPARDKPSRRRNKSRLFTVCPDIDAEALLANASEDMLSISAIAADLADDVEGSRRSVALAISRMADGVQLLVERALDHYEALQMQMRAQAKV
- a CDS encoding IS1182 family transposase yields the protein MAYIQGESRSQTSLFPVSLEELIPEDHLVRVIDLYVAKLDLVQLGFDKALPKSTGRPSYDPADQLKLYLYGYFQRIRSSRRLEAECQRNIEVMWLINRLKPDFKTIADFRKNNKSAFVATCGAFVRFCRMAGLIAGDLVAIDGSKFQAVASSRRHMNLKQLKRQEEKLDKRIAQYLAELDEADRLDAGEVIDRGAIKTALVQLKVRQQDNQSCQALMNSMGLEQFNTHESDARMMRTPKGPRVSYNVQSAVDAKHCLILHHEVTQDGDDRKQLEPMAKAAKEQLEQDALTVTADAGYSNGQQFQACEEAAITVYVPPNRSVNPGGEDFFERKDFIYEAEHDRYQCPAGKWLTLKQRHKGDRIYQADVSDCAACPLKSQCTGAQRRYVSRHAHEEAFERMEQRMLAHPQMMANRRSIVEHPFGNLKQWLFGNARFLLRQLEGARAEMALAVSAYNLKRAISVLGARQLMALMG
- a CDS encoding chemotaxis protein CheW encodes the protein MLDDHFYQRTNNLTGLLLPLADRNLIVPNVAVAELIDYQPGAFDLDTPPWYLGLVKWRDRQIPLLSFESACGDKVVIGERVRIVILNALGGRPALKFIALLVQGIPRSYKLDSQLSYVDVPLCSLEQAAVQVGEQVAKVPDLLALEELLVTAGLAN
- the mdcA gene encoding malonate decarboxylase subunit alpha; the protein is MTTTISPDSRWTRRRSEKQRRLALVKDLADGVVLPTDNIVAALEALILPGDRVVLEGNNQKQADFLSRSLVKADPAKLHDLHMIMPSVGRAEHLDLFERGIARKLDFSFAGTQSLRISQLLEDGLLEIGAIHTYIELYARLVVDLIPNVVLSAGFMADRAGNIYTGPSTEDTPALIEPAAFSDGIVIVQVNQLVDDVTDLPRVDIPASWVDFVVVADKPFYIEPLFTRDPRHIKPVHVLMAMMAIRGIYEKHNVQSLNHGIGFNTAAIELILPTYGESLGLKGKICRNWTLNPHPTLIPAIESGWVESVHCFGTELGMENYIAARPDVFFTGRDGSLRSNRMFSQLAGQYAVDLFIGATLQVDGDGHSSTVTRGRLAGFGGAPNMGHDPRGRRHGTPAWLDMRHTDGPEPLLERGKKLVVQMVETFQEGGKPTFVETLDAVEVAKKSGMPLAPIMIYGDDVTHLLTEEGIAYLYKARSLEERQAMIAAVAGVTVIGLRHNPKDTARMRREGLIALPEDLGIRRTDATRELLAAKSVADLVEWSGGLYNPPAKFRSW
- a CDS encoding triphosphoribosyl-dephospho-CoA synthase, which gives rise to MHALNLQPKTLTLAEQLADLAVDVLIDEADLSPKPALVDRRGNGAHTDLHLGLMHASALSLWPAFREMAEAAIEFGEIGLPLREAVGRIGREGEHAMLDTTGGINTHRGAIWALGLLVTGAALDPQSTGASNVSLRAARLALLDDRHAPRPLSHGAQVARRYGARGAREEAQLGFPAVIQRALPQLKRSRAAGHGEQNARLDALLAIMTTLADTCVLYRAGEQGLNTMQLGAQAVLDAGGSASFAGRRRLHELDEQLIALNASPGGAADLLAACLFVDRIESCDGLTQGAF